Sequence from the Neomonachus schauinslandi chromosome 9, ASM220157v2, whole genome shotgun sequence genome:
TCCACCTTCCAGAAGGCATTAGAGAAAGGGCCAACGTCTGCCAGGAGCGATTGTCAACATACCACCGGCAGCTTGgacactttgtttttaaatgcagCAGGACTTTTTCCTTTGGCCCTGGCAGAAAAGCCAACTCCCTAGGATCGTTTAGGAAGCAGCAGACAGGAGGACTCCCCTGAAACCTCAGAGTGAGGGGACTCGTGGTCCCCACTGACCGGAGTGTGGCCGGGAGCATCATTAAAGGCAATCAATATGTTTATGGCATATGAAAATTGTCCTGTGGTCCCCAGCTGGCCCCCAGACCCCACCCGGTTGGACAGGGGGCACGGGGGGTGCAGAACAGGTTGTATCGTAAGGCACGTGGTCGAGGAGGCCCCCACACCAGGCCCAGACGGATTATCTCTTTGCACGATTCCAAACGTGTTGGAAAGCTGAGGAATTGATGGCACTCACAATAAGCAGCAACAGCAGATACAGGGATAGCACGACCGTAAACCAATGGCTGGAAAACCAGGACAGCTGGCTGGAAGGCCTGCTtaagggggggggagaaaaagggatGTTGGCAAGaagagaaaaccattttttttctaagtgtatGCAACAACTTCTGGCtcaaagaagatgaaatgatgaatTTCATCCTCTGGGTGAGCCATGAAATGAAGCTTCGTGCGTGCTCCTTTGCTCAAAAAATCTGGGGCTATTTGCCTAGCACCAACACATCTTTCACCAGAACATTTTCTAAATGTACAAAGACAGCTATGCAATGAGCTCATCCTGATCTTCTCTCCTATGGCTCCTCTTGCACCTTTTACAACCTGTCTTTCCTCCGGCGAGATTTTGGTATCTAGAAGAATGACCTTGCTCGGGGTGTCTGCCCAGATGGCAGCAGGTGGCAGGTTATTTAGCACAAGTCTTTCACTGTGAGACATGTACAGATATCAGTCTGAGCTGGGGAAATCCTCTTTGGCCCACTGGGTGATGATCTAAAGCGTCCAAGTGTGCACTCAAGAGACACTCCAGGGAGAAGTGGGAAAGGAATGGAAATTGCAAGTAGAAAAAGCCAGACGGTTTCAAACCAAAGGATAATGTTCCTCGGACTCAGGAACCCTATACAAATTTCCCCACAGTTGGGCTGGGCGAGGGGAGGATTTTACCAGTTTATGAAATCTTGAAGCGTGGAGACCACTGGAGTGGGGTGTATTAAAAGTGACCCCCTTTCCTATCTGACCTGCTCCTCTGCTGCTCGTCCCCATCAGAAGCTCTGCCACAGACCCAACCATGCGACAGGATCTCAAAGTGACCCTTGACCCTGGAGAACCCTGCACATCCACCTGCTACCACACTGCGGAGCTGGGCTGAGGCATCCGCCATGGCTCTGAGGCGCTGAACGGTCTCATCTGCTGCTGAGTTACAAGTCTCTGTCTTCCTCGCTAGGAACATACAGTCCCTCTTAGGGCCAGGACCACATCTCCTCAGACCCTTCTTCCTCACCCCTCGCCATGTGTACTGGAGTGTCCTATACACTTCACACACAGCTCAAGTCTGAGGCTGGGGGCAAGGGAAGCTGATAACGGAGAACCCGATACTCGGAATGCAGCTTTGAGGTGCTGTCCTGGGCCTCTGGCGGGGACCGCCCTCCTTACCTGCTGGGCTGCTTCTGCGAGTACACCAGCAGGTACTTCACGCGCAGGAGCTGGTTATTGGTGACCACAAAGTACTTCGGGGGGATGTCTCCCCCTTCACTGTGTTTGATTCTCGCTCTCCTGCGATCTATCTCCTTGGAATCTGAATAAGGAGAATTAAGTACAGCTTTACTGGGGGGACATTCAGTAATAAGAGGAGCAAATTATGAGTAGAAACAGGTCAAGCCTCCTGGCTGTGAGGGTGGAGAAGCCCCAGCAGGCTGAGGAATGGCCTGTGTGTACGAAGCAGCGCTAAAAAAGTAGGCGAATCTGacaaaccagagagggaaacaaaacaaaacaaaaacacaggaaaataatAGGGGATACAAGGGGGGAAAAACTGAGTtgggaaagcagagggaagaagcagaTGGATGGccgtaacaacaacaacaacaaaatgatctGGGCTTAGGTACAGGACTTgacctaaaatgagtctcttaacAGGCATTTTAAATTAaccatccaggggcacctgggtggctcagtcgttaagcgtctgccttcggctcaggtcatgatcccagggtcctgggatcgagccccacatcgggttccctgctctgcaggaagcctgcttctccctctcccactccccctgcttgtgttccctctctcactgtgtctctctctgtcaaataaataaataaaatcttttaaattaaccATCCAGATTCTTGAGCTTCTTAGAACTCTTACGGTCCACCCTTTGTACCAAgacttgtttaaaaaacaaaacaaaaaacccaaaactttttaaaaaaacgtgATGAAGCtttacaaaaccaaacaaacaaagctATGTGACAGCAGACACTGCAAGGTTTTGTTCTGATGTTTAAGGTCAGAGTTTGCAAACTTCTTAAgaattataaatgcaaatattcaCACTGCCCAGTTTGGAAGGGTGGCGTCAGACCTGGGCCCGTTCCTCAGGATTCCAGTTGTTTTACATTAGAGGCCAGGAACAGACAGTTTTCTCAATTCTCCTTTTCTCAGTGGAAGCAACAAgtcagttctggagactagaataACAGTTCTGTGACTCTTCTGCTTCTGAGAGCAAAACAGCAGGGTGCACGAGGCAGAGACTCCAAGGAATGTATCAGAGTGGACTGAGGTGGCTAGCTAGTCATCTGCTCCTCGGAGAGCCCGGGATTTACTCCCCGTGGCTTCGGTTGTCTCCCTTGTCCTCTGGGCACCCACCCGGGCACACACCAGAGTAGCCTGGAGGGACAGGGTCTGGATCCACGTCTTTAGCTTCAGTTTAGCAAATACCTATGGAATGTCAAGTATGTTCCAGGCTCTCCGCAGATACCAGGTGCTCAAGGGTGACTGAAACCCAgtttctgccttcaaggagcccAGATTCTGGCCTTGCACGCTCACTTTTGTCTATTGAAGCTCACCTCCTCCCCAGAGCTTTCCCTGAGCGCTTGGACCTACTCTGATTGAATGAACCTTCCTCTTAGCTGCTCCTGTGGACCTCatcagccccctcccctggcatTCTCTGTCCACCACCTCATAGTAAGTTTATCTTTTCCACCATGTGTCCCTAAGGACACTGCTCACTCCTTGAAGACAAGCTCCTGTCCCAGGTTGCTTTGGACCCAGCCCATCCCTTGGCAGGTGGGCCAACAGCAAGAGCCTGTACATTTAAGAGGCCTGCAGCCCGGGTCCAGGCCAAGTGcttactcacccttcttcttcgTTTGGCACTTGACATCTGGATGATCAATGACTTCACACACAGCCACGCAGCTGAGGATGGGGCCAAGGAGGCTGCGCTGCCATCCAAGGCCATGGGGGCTATAAATGAGGGCCAGGCTCAAGTCACTGGTGAGGTAGGTCCCTTCCCCAAACAAGGATGTCTGGAATGGCAGAGGTTAACAAAGAAACAGGGCTGAGTGAATGTAGTTGGCACAGCAAGAAGACGTAGGTCTTTCTTCAACAGAACTGTAAACACAAAATTCTCAAGCCTCTTTTTCCCCCTGGAAAAGGCATATAATGTCAACTCCTTCTAAGACATCATCACAGAGTTATAATTATAAACACATTCCTATCTGATGACAGTTTAACTGATTGTGGATGTGCCCGCCTAGCCTGGCAAGTTAGTGATCAAGGTTGAGTGAGAAATACATAGGTGTAAGAGTCCCAACAGATCTGAGTTTGAATCGGGACTGCACCTCCAACAAGCTGGCAAGTTATAGaaactctctgggtctcagtttctacatctaCAAAACAGTGATGAGTACCTCCTTCACAACATCATcggtgaggattcaatgagataatgtacataaagCATTGAGCTGGACACCTGGCACAGGAGGAGTGGCAAGAATGTcagaatatatttgtaattccTGTTACACGAATGCATTTAGCATGGTTATACGGATGGCCCTGCAGAAGCAAAGTCATGCACTTATGCACAGGGAGGGGGATCACACTTGAGGGTGGAAGGGACCTAAGTTGTCATGTGGAAAAGAAATGAATCTCAGACCAGAAAGTGTAACCAAATAAGGCAGGCCTGTATTAGGGGCAGGGTAAGTATTACGCTTTGTGTGGGTGTCAACCAAGAAAATGTCCAAAATCTAGGAGGCAGGTCCCTAGTGGTAGGGTCTAACTGATGTCCTCC
This genomic interval carries:
- the PARP16 gene encoding protein mono-ADP-ribosyltransferase PARP16 isoform X3 is translated as MQPAGWAAVREAAGRDVLAADLRCSLFVSALRSYKRDSVLRPFPASYARHDCKDFEALTSLFGEGTYLTSDLSLALIYSPHGLGWQRSLLGPILSCVAVCEVIDHPDVKCQTKKKDSKEIDRRRARIKHSEGGDIPPKYFVVTNNQLLRVKYLLVYSQKQPSRPSSQLSWFSSHWFTVVLSLYLLLLLIVSAINSSAFQHVWNRAKR